GCCGGTTTTCTTTTGTGCATATTCCGCCCCGCTTAATAAAAAAGTAGGGTTTCGGCTCTTTTGGGCTGGCGGAATCAATTCTGAAAAGGTATCCGGTGACTCCCATGGCGCGATATGTATTCATCACAGGCGGCGTGGTTTCCTCTCTTGGCAAAGGAATAGCGGCCGCGGCACTCGGAGCATTGTTGCAGGCGCGGGGCTACCGCGTGCGCCTGCGCAAACTGGACCCCTACCTCAACGTCGATCCGGGCACCATGAGCCCGACACAGCACGGCGAGGTCTTCGTAACAGATGACGGGGCAGAAACCGACCTCGACCTTGGTCACTACGAACGCTTCACCGGCCGTTCGGCAACCAAGACCGACAACATCACCACCGGTCGGATCTACAAGAACATCATCGACAAGGAACGTCGCGGCGACTATCTCGGCGCAACCGTTCAGGTCATTCCCCACGTTACCAACGAAATCAAGGACTTCGTCGTAGAAGGCAACGAAGACTATGATTTCGTCATCTGTGAAATCGGCGGCACTGTCGGCGACATCGAGGCCATGCCGTTCATGGAAGCGATCCGTCAGCTCGGAAACGACCTGCCGCGTGGCACGGCCGTCTATGTTCACCTGACGCTGATGCCCTATATCCCGGCCGCTGGCGAGCTGAAGACCAAGCCGACGCAGCATTCCGTCAAGGAACTGCAGGCGCTCGGCATTCACCCGGATATCCTGCTGGTTCGCGCGGATCGCGAAATCCCGGAAGCAGAGCGTCGCAAGCTGTCGCTGTTCTGCAACGTGCGCGAGACTGCCGTTATCCAGGCGCTCGACGTTTCCAACATCTATGACGTGCCGATGGCTTACCACAAGGAAGGCCTCGACAACGAGGTCTTGGCCGCCTTCGGCATCGAGCCGGCTCCCAAGCCGCGTCTCGACCAGTGGGAAAACGTCTGTAACCGTATCCGCACGCCGGAAGGCGAGGTGACGATTGC
The window above is part of the Rhizobium sp. ACO-34A genome. Proteins encoded here:
- a CDS encoding CTP synthetase; its protein translation is MTPMARYVFITGGVVSSLGKGIAAAALGALLQARGYRVRLRKLDPYLNVDPGTMSPTQHGEVFVTDDGAETDLDLGHYERFTGRSATKTDNITTGRIYKNIIDKERRGDYLGATVQVIPHVTNEIKDFVVEGNEDYDFVICEIGGTVGDIEAMPFMEAIRQLGNDLPRGTAVYVHLTLMPYIPAAGELKTKPTQHSVKELQALGIHPDILLVRADREIPEAERRKLSLFCNVRETAVIQALDVSNIYDVPMAYHKEGLDNEVLAAFGIEPAPKPRLDQWENVCNRIRTPEGEVTIAIVGKYTGLKDAYKSLIEALYHGGIANRVKVKLEWIESEIFEKEDPAPYLEKVNGILVPGGFGERGSEGKILAAQFARERDVPYFGICFGMQMAVVEAARHLAGIEKASSTEFGPTNEPVVGLMTEWMKGNELEKRSKAGDLGGTMRLGSYKASLKKGTKISEIYGSTEISERHRHRYEVNVDYKDRLENCGLVFSGMSPDGLLPETVEYPDHPWFIGVQYHPELKSRPLDPHPLFASFIGAAVEQSRLV